A region from the Gossypium hirsutum isolate 1008001.06 chromosome A08, Gossypium_hirsutum_v2.1, whole genome shotgun sequence genome encodes:
- the LOC107930083 gene encoding pectin acetylesterase 8, whose product MLNTTRSCLWLWLLVLGLLLFTTNGAYVPITYVQSAVAKGAVCLDGTPPAYHWDKGYGTGINSWLIQLEGGGWCNNVSSCLVRKNTHLGSSKRMVKQIPFSGILNKKRIFNPDFYNWNRIKVRYCDGSSFTGDVAAVNPVANLHFRGARVWLAVMEDLLSKGMRNAENAILSGCSAGGLASILHCDSFRALLPMGTKVKCISDAGYFINTRDVSGGHYIQTFFDQLVATHGSAKNLLPSCTSRMKPGLCFFPQYIAQQIRTPLFIINAAYDSWQIRNILAPGIADPHGHWESCKLDIKNCLPSQIKVMQDFRLQFLVALLRLGKSASRGMFIDSCFAHCQTEMQELWFMQDSPLLNKTKIGKAVGDWFYDRNPFQKIDCAYPCNPTCHNRVYDDPHAPHS is encoded by the exons ATGTTGAATACTACAAGATCCTGCCTATGGCTATGGCTCCTTGTTTTGGGACTGCTGTTGTTCACAACAAACGGGGCTTACGTCCCAATTACCTATGTTCAAAGCGCTGTAGCAAAAGGAGCCG TTTGTTTGGACGGAACTCCGCCAGCTTACCATTGGGACAAGGGATACGGAACCGGTATAAATAGTTGGCTAATTCAGCTTGAG GGAGGAGGATGGTGCAACAATGTCAGTAGTTGCCTTGTTCGTAAAAACACACATCTAGGTTCTTCTAAGAGAATGGTCAAGCAAATCCCTTTCTCTGGCATCCTGAACAAGAAACGTATATTCAATCCAG ACTTTTACAATTGGAACAGAATCAAAGTCAGGTATTGTGATGGATCATCTTTCACCGGCGATGTTGCAGCAGTCAATCCA GTTGCTAATCTTCACTTCAGAGGTGCAAGGGTCTGGCTTGCTGTCATGGAGGATCTATTGAGCAAAGGAATGAGAAATGCTGAAAAT GCTATTCTTTCGGGATGTTCAGCAGGTGGATTGGCATCAATATTGCATTGCGATAGCTTCCGAGCCCTCCTACCTATGGGTACTAAAGTAAAATGTATTTCAGATGCTGGTTATTTTATCAATAC GAGAGATGTGTCTGGAGGACATTATATTCAAACCTTCTTTGATCAATTAGTTGCGACACAT GGGTCTGCAAAGAATTTGCTTCCATCATGTACTTCGAGAATGAAACCTGGTTTA TGTTTTTTCCCGCAATACATCGCACAACAAATACGAACACCTCTTTTCATCATCAATGCAGCATACGATTCATGGCAG ATACGAAACATTTTGGCACCTGGCATTGCCGATCCCCATGGCCACTGGGAGAGCTGCAAGCTTGATATAAAGAACTGTTTGCCTAGCCAAATAAAAGTAATGCAAG ACTTCAGGTTACAATTCTTGGTTGCACTGCTTCGATTAGGCAAGTCTGCATCAAGAGGAATGTTTATAGACTCTTGCTTTGCCCATTGCCAAACTGAGATGCAAGAATTATGGTTTATGCAAGACTCCCCATTGTTGAATAAAACC AAAATTGGGAAGGCAGTAGGAGACTGGTTTTATGATCGGAATCCGTTCCAAAAGATAGATTGCGCTTATCCTTGCAACCCAACTTGCCACAACCGTGTTTACGATGATCCGCATGCACCCCATTCATAA